One Lucilia cuprina isolate Lc7/37 chromosome 4, ASM2204524v1, whole genome shotgun sequence DNA segment encodes these proteins:
- the LOC111678242 gene encoding coiled-coil domain-containing protein 174, with amino-acid sequence MNDPNKVINVNLSSLLSLKAELLRKQAEVNKAKVAQTATSSSKKQEEYTSHKQKNELANDYDDNTSSKKNDKKKRVKEIENHKEATVYEHEDSVLLEKSQKVLEAKAKFYERMQKSGGKLNSDDNCLVMFNKKKQEDATQKVSTSLDTPYSCSDDSSDSDHDTDDEWVEYTDCLGRTRTCLKRDLAEAKRKDEQLAASMPERLDQTKANWMIDTVGNKSLQVEKEDNDDDDMIGPLPPPSVFNDGLSTMSKLEEQKVNWERKEQENLEKTDVHYQDVFFDEARQHGVGYYAFSTDEEERKKQQKELEKARQQTLEEQKRREALKEQREKIIAERVLAAKNRQRARLGLPPLEKVEVNEKKENSEDKPAETKEERKARKKAEKLERKKLKEEEERERERQNHIRPWDKEKEGVALQNANNTQETEEDWQYKPEKEPMTQEQWNEYKRNERINEFAPPPTATNTTQDKPLKRTNFKSSSSNLYPNTNYNNVPPPEIDSGFSKYQSSKKSKTFKRRSYAETTQTLEEDSPSTSKTGVCIPPPSNLEDFPLPSHNKKPKTSYELEKSIEAGLRFLRNNCDKEMPATKSSWTAKADY; translated from the coding sequence atgaatgatCCCAATAAAGTTATAAATGTAAATCTTTCCTCGCTGCTTAGTTTAAAAGCAGAACTGTTGCGCAAACAGGCCGAAGTGAACAAAGCAAAAGTGGCCCAAACTGCAACGTCCAGCAGTAAAAAACAGGAGGAATACACCTcccataaacaaaaaaacgaatTAGCAAATGATTATGATGACAATACCTCCTCAAAGAAAAATGACAAAAAGAAACGTgttaaagaaatagaaaatcaCAAGGAAGCCACCGTTTATGAGCATGAGGATTCGGTATTGCTGGAAAAATCTCAAAAAGTTTTAGAAGCAAAAGCTAAATTTTATGAACGCATGCAGAAATCTGGTGGAAAATTAAATTCCGATGATAATTGTCtagtaatgtttaataaaaagaaacaagagGATGCAACACAGAAAGTTTCAACAAGTTTAGACACACCATATAGCTGCAGTGATGATAGCAGCGATAGTGATCATGATACCGACGATGAATGGGTAGAATATACTGATTGTTTGGGCAGAACTCGTACCTGTTTAAAACGTGATTTGGCGGAAGCCAAAAGAAAAGATGAACAATTGGCTGCCAGTATGCCAGAAAGATTGGATCAAACCAAAGCTAATTGGATGATAGATACCGTAGGTAATAAATCACTGCAGGTGGAAAAGgaagataatgatgatgacgacatGATAGGACCACTACCACCACCCTCAGTTTTTAATGATGGCCTTTCCACGATGTCAAAACTTGAGGAGCAAAAAGTCAATTGGGAACGCAAAGAACaggaaaatttggaaaaaaccGATGTACATTATCAAGATGTGTTTTTCGATGAAGCACGGCAGCATGGTGTAGGCTATTATGCATTCTCCACCGATGAGGAAGAACGTAAGAAACAGCAAAAAGAATTGGAAAAGGCAAGACAACAAACGTTAGAAGAACAAAAACGTCGGGAAGCCTTAAAAGAGCAAAGGGAGAAAATAATAGCGGAAAGAGTGTTGGCAGCTAAAAATAGGCAAAGAGCCAGATTAGGTTTGCCACCGTTGGAAAAGGTCGAAGtaaatgaaaagaaagaaaattcagAAGATAAGCCCGCAGAAACCAAAGAAGAACGTAAAGCACGCAAGAAAGCTGAAAAACTTGAAaggaaaaaacttaaagaagAAGAGGAACGCGAAAGAGAACGTCAGAATCATATAAGACCTTGGGACAAAGAAAAAGAAGGAGTAGCGCTACAAAATGCCAACAATACACAGGAGACAGAAGAAGATTGGCAATATAAGCCCGAAAAAGAACCAATGACCCAAGAACAATGGAATGAATATAAACGTAATGAACGTATAAATGAATTTGCACCACCACCAACAGCCACAAATACAACACAGGATAAACCTTTAAAACGTACAAATTTCAAGAGTTCATCATCAAACCTATATCCAAACACAAACTACAATAATGTACCACCTCCAGAAATTGATAGTGGTTTTtctaaatatcaaagttcaaagaaatctaaaacatttaaaagacgTAGTTATGCTGAAACAACACAAACACTAGAAGAAGACAGCCCAAGCACCTCCAAAACGGGTGTATGTATACCTCCACCCTCAAATCTGGAAGATTTCCCCTTACCCTCACACAATAAAAAACCCAAAACATCTTATGAACTGGAAAAATCTATAGAAGCTGGTCTAAGATTTTTACGCAATAACTGTGATAAGGAAATGCCTGCCACCAAATCTTCCTGGACAGCAAAGGCCGATTATTAG